A genomic stretch from Malus domestica chromosome 15, GDT2T_hap1 includes:
- the LOC103401650 gene encoding uncharacterized protein: MAAVNTSDSNEGKPYIQGTVDRGCSLPASCSSFKLPKQTIDGVDRHCSLDIQPILLEKAHLPAKLKYPFHVSDATDVYSISMLATESNSRQCPSVLGFLNFSEVSNSSKSQMCMDAQLSCQNCNDLQANREDSHPPCIIEIDLEKGYIQAPESKEEAIESLKREGLLARVFRRQPSLNVGGKLLQLLFNHGISRDNLVTEKIHEAPNNRWKRCKRTASFDSRKVVFLFSILSSLGTMILIYLTLRVRQSADGFIRV; the protein is encoded by the exons ATGGCGGCTGTTAATACCTCCGATTCCAATGAG GGGAAACCATACATCCAAGGAACTGTGGATAGAGGTTGCAGCTTACCTGCTAGCTGTTCAAGTTTTAAGTTGCCAAAGCAAACTATTGATGGGGTCGACCGTCATTGCTCTctag ATATTCAGCCTATTCTGTTAGAGAAGGCTCACCTTCCAGCAAAGCTAAAATATCCCTTTCACGTCTCAGAT GCCACAGATGTGTATAGCATTTCAATGTTAGCCACAGAAAGCAACAGTCGACAATGCCCTTCAGTATTGggatttttgaacttttcagaAGTTTCTAATTCATCTAAAAGTCAGATGTGCATGGATGCTCAGCTGAGTTGCCAGAACTGCAATGATTTACAAGCAAATAGGGAAGATTCTCATCCCCCATGCATCATCGAGATAGATCTGGAGAAGGGATATATTCAAGCACCAGAATCCAAAGAGGAAGCAATTGAAAGTTTAAAACGCGAGGGCTTACTAGCT AGAGTGTTTCGGAGACAGCCCAGCCTAAACGTTGGTGGGAAACTTTTGCAGCTTCTATTCAACCATGGCATTTCAAGAG ATAACCTAGTGACTGAGAAAATTCATGAAGCACCAAATAACCGGTGGAAAAGATGCAAACGCACTGCCTCATTTGATTCCAGAAAAGTCGTCTTCTTGTTCTCAATCTT GTCAAGTTTGGGGACAATGATTTTGATATACCTAACATTGAGAGTTAGGCAGAGTGCAGATGGTTTCATTCGTGTTTAA
- the LOC103401672 gene encoding ras-related protein RABH1e, whose translation MATVSPLAKYKLVFLGDQSVGKTSIITRFMYDKFDTTYQATIGIDFLSKTMYLEDRTVRLQLWDTAGQERFRSLIPSYIRDSSVAVIVYDVANRQSFLNTNKWIEEVRTERGTDVIIVLVGNKTDLVDKRQVSIEEGDSKSREFGVMFIETSAKAGFNIKPLFRKIAAALPGMETLSSTKQEDMVDVNLRATVNSSQAEQQGGGCAC comes from the exons ATGGCGACGGTATCCCCTCTGGCCAAATACAAGCTCGTCTTCCTCGGCGATCAGTCCGTCGGCAAAACCAGCATTATCACCCGCTTCATGTACGACAAATTCGACACCACTTATCAG GCTACGATTGGAATCGATTTTCTGTCAAAAACGATGTACCTTGAAGATCGGACAGTTCGTTTGCAGCTCTG GGATACTGCAGGGCAAGAAAGATTTAGGAGTCTGATTCCAAGCTATATCAGGGATTCTTCTGTTGCTGTAATCGTCTATGATGTAGCCA ATAGACAGTCATTTCTGAACACCAATAAGTGGATTGAGGAAGTACGGACAGAACGGGGGACTGATGTCATCATCGTGCTTGTGGGGAACAAGACTGATCTTGTTGATAAAAG GCAAGTCTCGATAGAGGAAGGAGATTCAAAATCTCGTGAGTTCGGAGTCATGTTCATTGAAACTAGTGCAAAAGCAGGATTTAACATCAAg CCTCTGTTCCGTAAAATTGCGGCTGCATTGCCAGGGATGGAGACCCTTTCTTCCACAAAACAGGAAGACATGGTCGATGTAAACCTAAGGGCGACTGTTAACTCATCCCAAGCAGAGCAGCAAGGGGGAGGCTGTGCGTGCTAG